ctcagtctttcttctcCACGTCTCCTGTAACATCTCATTCGTTCCGCTCCaccgcacctcctcctccccccctcccttcttccctccctcacccacatCCTCACTCCTCATGTTTCTCGTTCCAGGAAAATTTGTGTTGATCCATTGGCTTTCCAGAATTCCAggcacacgcacgtacacatattcacacacacacacacacacacacacacacattaatgaaaGGCACGTTAATTTGTAAAAATATTTTATTAAATACATACaaatctgcctgcctgccttcattCAATATATATTACTTGACGCGAACCATTGGGGCGAGGGTCTTTTTGGGGGTGTgtggttaatctctctctctctctctctctctctctctctctctctctctctctctctctctctctcaccggttCCTGCTCGTTGATTGTTCGTTGTCACCTTAATTAATTTTACACCTGCTGGGTGGGCGGCCACACATGTAGCCAGCGGTCAGTCACCACAAAacgcatatatacatacacatgtacacgcaaacacaccaccaacatATGTacactataacacacacacacacacacacacacacacacacacacacacacacacacacacacacacacgtgacgcCCCTGCTCCCCCCGCGCCCCGCCCCGACACAACTATGCTATGGGCACCTCGAGGAGCACCTGGGCGGGCTGGGCGGGACGACACCTGAGCCGCCCCTCGCCTACCCACTGACTAGAAGCTCCAGCCCCGCCCTCAGGTGCTGCCCTCCATCCTCTAGACACACGAGTAACATATCACAAAGCTTTGTACATTAAAACAAGGAAACTATAAACAAGGAGATAAAACcgatggaaataataatacaaacggAAAACTAACGAAAGCACCCCAGGTAAAGAGACAAacgtatatttgtgtgtatatatgtacgtatgtatatatataatatgcatatatgtataaCGGAATGAGAAACCAAGTCTTGGATGACCCTCTCTCAGGTTCCTGAAGGCGGAAGAGCTGAGGAGAAACAGGGAGGCGATGGTGAACGGCAGACACCACGTCTCGCGTCCTCCGAGGGCAGGGCATCGTCCCCCTGATGAGCACCTTGGGAAGAGCCGAGCCTCTAGTGCGGCGGCGCCTCTCCCAATACCGGCAGCGTCTGTGGCAAGAACACGGAGACTAGGATCACATGAAGAAGCAGTAAGTACGAggaaggtagagggagagagcgTAGATAAGGCAAAGTAGGTAGGTAGGAGGAAGTAGTTATAGAGAATAGTTGCCTCTTGCAGTTTAACTTATGCTCTGATGTTCACACAGTAAGGTTATAGGAACAGAATGCAAATGTGAGTGTTCTAGTGTGATTTGCTTGATGACCAGTCGACGTCTATTCCCACGATCTTGACTGAATGATAAAATTTCCCCGACTTTGATTGAAAGACAAAATTCCCCCTGTTTGGTTGGTTTCACAAGCTCTTACAAAGTTTCTCACTCTTGCTTTTGTTCGAGGCGAGTACAAGACGTTTTGTTAAAAAAGGAACAATAAAAAATGGGTATGTCAGAGGATACAATGTGGAAGGGTCACACAGCAAGGTCATaccaggtcacacacacacacacacacacacacacacacacacacacacacacacacacctccccccCACTCCTACACACCCATACTAAGTAGCCCAGGCAGACCCACCACCAAAGAGTAGTGTTAAAGTCTTTAATAATCTTCAAATTACCTGGAATATAATGAAAGGGAAGGTCTAATTAACAGATGGATCTTGTAATTTCAAAAGTTCCTAAAGTGTGAGGAACATTTagatctctcccttttcctctctctctctatctcactctctcactataCAGAGAACCCTCGCGCCTCGTGTAATGTATAGGGAAAAATGTATAACTTAAGGTCCActgcaaggttaggttaggttccgcCCCTTCCTGTAACAGAGAAATATTTAATGTAGGTACTCTCCAAAGCTCCCTTCTCTGCCAGCTCTAATTTTACTCACGTCACTAAATATACTGTTCTCCTCACTCACCTCGACTCCTCTCATTAAGTGGaaagtgtaaatgtgtgtgtgactatCACGTTCCctgcacgcatgcacgcacacacacacacacacacacacacacacacacacacacacacacacacacacacacacttagaagtAGTgtgtaaacagataaatagaacaATGCAAGTGTTTTCAATGTAAATCTCAACTTTCTTATTAATTTAGCATTTTCTTTCGCTTATCTCATAACTACAAAACCGAACCCACAAATACACACTGtggcaaaaataataaaggcgagtgagacaaaggaagggaatgagaaacCTGATAAGGGTGTGTGGAAAACCTGAGGAGAGGAATTTTAAGGAAGTAATCGAGGACAATGTGAGGGTAAGTAATCTGATCCTCCTTTAAACACATTCTAAGGGAAGGTCTTTTGATTATTTCATTTCCATTATCAACTAAGTCACAACTAACTCTTCACAGCTACAGGAAAAGTAACTAAAGGACGAGAGTTTCTATTTCTAGTATCTGTCCAATGTAACAACAGTTTTATCACATTCTCGCAGTCTGAAAAACTACATTCTTTTTATGAAATCTAAGAatgatgtttgttttttcattatgCTGTCTGAGTAAGGCGTTATAATCATGCAATGAAGGAGAATCTCTCCATGCAAGGTCATTTTTGCTAACTCTTTCAGCACTATAAGGGGACTGACGGCTGAGTGggccctttttatttattcattttttgttgcccttggccttgGGCAGTCTTTCCCTCCACATTCATAGTCAAGAAAAGCTCAAGTAATCATTTTCATCCAGTCAAAGTACCAtgtagggggaagaagaagtaaTCTAATCTTTTCTAACTTCTCCCAGGTCAATATTCACCTTATTCTCAGTGCAGAGGCCATGACGGTCCAGCCTCGTGTACTCCCGCCCTGATCGTGGCCGAAGTGTGTTCACGGAAGACCTCGCCAGCAGCCTgagaccagcagcagcaggagagacATGAGCTAGTGAGTAAACCAATagcagaccacacacacacacacacacacacacacacacacacacacacacacacacacacacacacacacacactggactaTGAATTCTGTCAATACAAACTATTtccacggtctctctctctctctctctctctctctctctctctctctctctctctctctctctctcacctgtcgtggtcggaggaagagtgggaggaggacaGGCTAAGGGTGTCCAGATAGTCACTCATGTCCGACGCCCCAGATGAGGTGGATTTGGCGTCCccgctgccactactgctgccgcCCGCGCTgccgcccgccccgcccagctCCTGGCAGGACGCTGCGACACCTGGCGAGGGAAAATGCTTGTGAGTGGagggataggtgtgtgtgtgtgtgtgtgtgtgtgtgtgtgtaataattatGTGTTGCACTTATTAACTTTATACCACGTTAacattcctttttcttgtcgATAAACTAATTGTGTTTCTCGTCGCTCTTCCTGATGTaagcactcttcctcctccttacctacttttcctcctcggtgTTACTCGCAGGAGGCATAAATTTTAACGCTTGACAacattaaaagtccaaatagctgCATTACACTTTACACTTTTATCAATATGCTGCTGGTGCAGACTCCCTCGTTGCCGTGCGTTGCGTCACTTGCATCTCGataactaatatatttttttccccgtaCCGTGTAAATGAACGCCAGTGGCCCCGGCGGACATTAAGCTCCATTACAAGTTAATGTATTAACGAATTAGATTTTCATTATGGGTTAATGTTAtttggtagtgatgatggtaacaGTGGGGAGAAGCAGTAAAATGAGGCGGTTAATTGCTCTACACACCAGCATAAACAACACCTGCACGACGTACCGGTAtacctgttttctctctctctctctctctctctctctctctctctctctctctctctctctctctctctctctctctctctccctttgcaaCTGTAACTTAATCTAAACAACCTCTACTAACCTCTCGTAACCTTACACCTCTATTAACTTATCCTGAAAGAGATAGACcgcactctttttttctctaacctAACGAAATCTCACAATATTCCTCCTAAACTATTTAATACAGCCTCCACTCATCCCCTaacctctttcctccccactAAGCTTGCAGTCACCATTCCAATAACCCCtacattatttcccctttcccttccttctcccagtTTAATCTCTCACTATTCCCAACCCAGCATCCTCTTATACTgtatcttcctcatcttcatcctgcAACCACTTCCCTCTTAACCTAGCACCCATTGCCTGCAAAATCTGCCGCCCCTCCCCCGCTCATTCTAACCCAttacctctccttcattctataTACCTcattcctcctactcccccttctcttcctcctccaaattTACTTCAGGCCTTTAACCCAACCCACTCAGCCGCTCAATACTAACTCCCTATCCTCAGgccccttcatcccttcaccaGTGCTCCTTATCagcctcctccttatcttcctcctcctcctcctcaaaggcAAGGCAGCGCTCCTTCAACTTCCCTcgccctcccttcactcctccctccccgcTGCTTTAACCGGTGTCCTCTGAACATGCCCTTTCCTCCACGTTGGTTGTCCCTGCGTCCCCACCTGCCCCCTCACGCCCGTTCACCCCCGCCAGGTACGCCCACCTTCAGGTCCTTGCCTTGCGACAGAAGGAGTTCGTAGAATGCAAATTGGATTGGAAAAAAGTAACGGAATGCGTTTCAGCGGAGGCTTCACCTGGTCTTGCCTTCATATCCTGGAGAAAACACGAGGATACGAGATTACCTGTAGATTACCTTGGCCAATCTGCCGGCGGCCTGTATGCAAAATGCCGCCCTCGCTCCTACGCCCATTAATTACCCGGCGAGAGCTGATTAAATCTGCATGCCAACCGCACGGATTTTGCACAAGAACTGGTACGGTACGCGATCAGCACGGGCGTAATCCTTCATGCGATCTCTGCGCGAGCAACACCGTGGCTTAATTTGGCCCGAAAATGTTGGAGCGTTTGTGCTGATAATCTGGCGGCGCGGCGGCGTTTGGTGCTGAGTAACAGTGAGCGTGCTGTGGTGCTGAGCTACGGAGTcactctagtgtgtgtgtgtgtgtgtgtgtgtcattcaggAAAGAGCTGCAAGCGGCGAGCTCTGTGTTGAATTTGTGATGTGCAGCTTGGAGGTCTGCATGCAGATGTTGTGTTGCAGCAGGTGTTCGTGTGTGCGGGAagcgtgatgatgatgatgatgatgatgatggtggtggtggtggtggtggtggtggtggtggtattactcATGTAAACACGACACGCTGACGGAGACGTGGCTGCTTCCCTGGCAGGTGTACGGGGCTTACCTGAGTGCgtggaggtggcggcggtggtggtgggaagatgAGGGCGGCGAGAGCGGGGCAGGGAGGCGTGGAGGCAGTGTGAGGTGAGCAGGCGGTCCACAGCTCTCGGGGATTCGCAAACGCCGGAGTCGCTGCTGGAGGCGGAGTCTCTGTTGGCCGTCTTGCCGGGCACTGAGGAGGAGCGGCGCAGGACACACACTCCCTCCGCTACCAGTTCCCGCGCTGCGCTGGTGATGACCTCAGGCCGTGGGCTGACCTCCACGTCGGTACACACGCTCTGGTCGGGTGTCACCGAAGACCCGTCTGCGTCCACACTGTCGTGGCGCAGGTCGCACCCGCTGTCCGTCGCCGCCTCCGAATTGAGTCTGTTGTTTCGTCTCCGCAGCGATGAGGTCACTGTCTGGCGGTGCGTGGGCGTGGCAGTGGGCGTGGTGGCAGGGGATGGCCACGCCTCGCGAGGCCGAGAGTCTGCGGAAGTAGAGCGTCGCGGCGCCAGGGTGAGGCAGCGGTGACTGGCGGCCACGGACTGGGAGCGCCCATACCGGTTCTCTGTTATGCTCAAAGACCGACTGCGGTCCTTGACGGGCGTCTTGACCTCCGGCTCGTCGCTGAGGGTCTCGCAGGGCACGAGCTCAGCGGCGGGGCGCGTTGGGCCCATGGGGAGGTAGTGGGGGTCTGAGGGGAGACGCGGCGTCATGGACATGTAGTGGTTCTCACTGTCGCTGCCAGACACCTCAAGCGTGAGAGTACACTCCCCAGCGCTGGGCGAGGTCGGCGTGTGGCGCGTAGCTGCGGAGACCACCATGGGCTCGGGAGGGACGGCACCCTTGGGAAGGCCGCCCGCCTGACCTGCGCAGGTCTGGGCCAGCACGGTGGTGCCCGTCTGGCTTGTTACCGCCGTCCGCACGTCACGCACATTCTCGTACAGCACGAGGCTCGCCGCGAAGTCCATGTTGGCGTAATTGCCATGTGAGGAAGTGACGACCTGTGGGTGGCGCGGtgggggtgtgggtggtggggtgGGAGGCGGGGTGGGCGCGCGGGGCTTGCCGGTCTTCTTTCGTTTGTTGACCACCGCGTACAGTGCGGCGGCGTCTTTGGACTGAGGATGCGTCTGGGAGGCGGGGGGCTGCGTCTGGTTGGGTGGCGTGGGTGGCTGCGGTGGGTGGCGAAGAATGGTGCCAGTATTAGCGTCTACCACCGGCATGCGGCCGTGGCCGTCCACCCGCAGCTGCTCGCATGGAGCCTCACCCTCCTCGCGCCGCCCGCACACCAGCGAACCCGCCCATCCTAGCATCTGCCCGCAGCTGGGTGCGGCAGACACCAGACCACCCTCGCACCATACACCTGATGGGGCAGCACCTTCGCCTCCGTCTGCTGTGGATGCCGTAGGTTCTTTCACTAGCGTGGTGCCCTTGTCGCACATGACCAGGCGTCGCGGCGTGTCATAGTGAGCCGTGGCAGCGACGTGCGATGACAATATCCGCGGCGGGACGTCGTAGTTGTCCAGAGGGTTAAGTGCACCACGTGGGGTTGCGGTGCCGCCGacttcttgctgctgctgccccagCTGTGTGGCGGCGAGGTGTGGGTGCTGAGTGAGGCAGCACTGCTGTAATCCAGGAGGGTGCATGTGGGCCAGGGGGCGCGGGTGGTCGTAGAGGGACTCCGGAGTGGGTGACGGGGCGGTCATTCCCTCCCACGACCCCCGCGCCCATGTGGACGCCCACCAGGCGCTCTCGTCCCCGTCGTGGGTGCTCAGCAGTTGGCCGGAACTACTAACGGGTGTGCATCCCGGCACTGACTGACTCTGACACGAGGCGCGGCGACTCCACGGTGGCCAGGCGATGGAGTGAGTGTCGGTATAGTGGCCGTCGCCGTGGTCTGGGAGAGTGTCTCGAGGCGTCGTCGCCGTCGCCGTGGCTTCAGACGCTGCCAGCGACACTGTCTCGCTACTGAGGTCCATGACACTCACCTCCCTAAGCCAAGACATCTCGGTCCTACTCTCAGCACGTGATCCTGCaatggagaaaaagggaggCATTACGCACAGGGGGAATACTACTGTTGAGCGAGTCACTCGTAGCCGCGTGCTTCATTGTGAGCAGTGTGGCACTTTGAAAACACAAGGCATTCCACAAAGGAAGAAGCTGCAGCAATTAACAGAATAGCAGGATATTCTTTGAAAACATTTACGGAACCATcttgttacaaaaaaaaaaaaaaaaaaaaatctgcttacTTGACGTTACTTGTTTACTAAGAGAAACTACCGAGGAACTATGTTGTGGCGTACATTAAAGTTTCTTGGGCTTATgttgattaaaagaaaaaaaaaacattacgcTGCTTTATCTTCTCAACAAGTTACCTGAGCAACAATTCAAAGCCAAGTGGAAGACGACGGTAATTAAttataacaagaataataatattggAATGGCAGACCTCTTCAAACACATTGAAATTCAAACACATTGAATAACCTTAATTAGTTCACCTTTGCGAGCGGAGACGTTGTATTACTCAGActtgagaaaattaataattcgCAGAACCGATCTAATAAAAAAGCTCGCTGAACTTCACAGGcgaagagacaagaaagaaggatgaatgaagatgggaaaaaaaaaataggaaagacagGGAGGGATAGGGGAAGagttaagagaaggaggaggagaggggagacgaCGGGATACGTGCGGGAGAGGATGAAGTGGAAGGCGAAAAGtctgaggagaaaagaaatgatgatggagtggataggaggaggtggcggataagaaggaaagatgggaagtGAAAAAAGATAGATGAGATGCAAGGAAGATCACgcgataaaaaggaagaggagaaagagaaaggcaaaatggaggatgatgaagatgacgGAATGAcagagaataaagatgaagaaacgagaaaggaaatataaagacgatggagagggaagaagaaaaagacagttacaaaaggaagaactgagagaggaggatgacgaacaaataaaagataaaaagaacacaaccatggaaaaaaaaataaaaggtgagAAGACACGAGATGGACtaagaataaagaacaagaaatggaaaaagatataaaaagaaagagaaagatgaacgaAAGGCGAGAACGGAagtaatagaagagagaaaagacgagaaagaaaatggaatgaaggaTACAGTACAGGTGAGAGAAATGCAGGAAAGGGCCATATAATcgcaggaaaggaaaatagaaactagagagaaaaggaataagaatagagaaaactAAAAGACTACAAAGGGACCAATGGAAAGACCGGTTTTGATACGGATTTGTAAAGTTACACACACGATACTAAGCGAGCTATACACGGGGAAAGTtatcatacaaacacacatacatacgaaTACTTATAGTCGGTAAAACATATATGCACCTTCCACCCAACCACTCCCTCTCCATGtatacacttaaccccttcagtactgggacacatttttacctttttaccttaagatttgtgtacgacaagaccattttattgacattgggaacggtctatggagctaagaagattaatggccacagtcttcactattctaataccgcgcatgagtttctgaagctgcataaactCGCCAAACAGTTAAGAAGAGTGAGTacagaaatgcatcatggtactgaaggggctaaacacAAATACGTATACCCAACTAACACACGTCTTACCTGTGCTGGGCGTGGGTCTATTCCGGGGCTTAGCAATGAGTCCTCTAGCTGCCTGGTCGATGGCGTGGGTGACTGCATGGGGAGCGTCGGAGAGTGCCACATGCACGCCTGTCCACCGCCCACACCGCGTCCCGCCTTCCCACACGACACGCCCGTCAACCACGCCATACCGCCTGGGGGAGACACGAAGAAAGGATGATGGAAGGTTGTCAGGTGTGTTGTGGAGGAGTGGGTTTCCTCAGTCCTCACGCGTATCAAatgtgataataaaaaaaaatacagtaatggtaaaagtaaaggagaatgactacatgataaagaaaaaaaataatgatactggaaagacaggaaaaagttACTATAGTTGAAAGTTGAAAACAAAAAGTcaacaaaactataaaaaatgaatgagaaaaaaacgaaatactaaaaaaaaagtcaacaagtCTATGAAAAATTAAGTGAGAATAAAAACGAAATactaaagtgataaaaaaaaaagaaatactaaaacAAGTCaacaaaactatgaaaaaataaatgagagaaaaatacacaaagaataaaaagcaaaaaatcaagaataaaaagtaaaaaaatccttcaagGGAATACTGAAAACCTAAATAATAATGTGGCGATGTCTCCCTCGTGTGTACCTGGCAGGACATGTCTCACCTGAGGTCTTGGGTGCTCCAGGCGgcgaggagacgaggaggcgTGCCTGTGGTGAGGCAAAAGCGGTGGTCCCTTACGTGGAATCTTGCAGGGCCCGCCGACACCCTGGAGCGAGGCGGAACCTGCAGCACCTGAACGAGGAACTGTTGCTctggggggagaggagaggaacaggtgagtggaggaggagaaaaaacacacatggaggaagagaaagaggagaaaaaaggctcAGGGAGGACAGGTGAGGAACGGCAGAAAAGGTCAAAGGCTTgctagaaatagataaaagaagaccactaaagaaaaaggagaagaaaaaggaagtgggagaggggagaaagccACTAAAGGGTAAGGAAATGGATGAGGCTGATGAGTTTGTTGGGGAGAGCGGATgagtggtgaggggagaggaagtgagaggggtCACTAGATGGAGGGGAAGGCCAATGGGATAAGAGAATGAAGgtggagataagagaaagaggaaacgagagtagaggaaggaggaagaggtgctgtTTAAAGTGGATAAGGGAGGAACGccaatggaggggaagggaatggaagagattggagaaatagtattgagggaagaagggaggaagtggagaggagtCCTAAAGGAATGCTAGGAAGGGGAACAGTGACAGGTGACATAAGAGGAGctggagaggatgaggaaacaaAGAACGGCAGGTATCTTGGGGGATTGCggaagagaggcagagggaaCCGAGGGACTAAGGCGGGGAATCCCATTGCGTCACATGTTTTAAGGCGGTTACGAATACCTGACTCGGCCCATCCcgtcactactgctgctactgctgctactgctactattactgctgctactgctactattactgctgctatgctgctactactactacagctattgATGCTGCTGGTATTACTACtatactgccactgctactactactaccactagtaataataataataatagtaataataataataatgctgttacttctactactcaTCTAACATATTGAATCTTGTGTTACGGAAATTTTATTGTACGTAAGTCTATAAAAgcattcctacacacacacacacacacacacacacacacacacacacacggtagctcagtggttagagcgctggattAAAGTctgaggaccggagttcgattccccggccgggtgaagatatctgggtgtgtctcctttcacgtgtagcccctgttcacctagcagtgagtaggtacgggatgtaaatcgagttgtgaccttgttgtcccggtgtgtggtgtgtgcctggtctcaggcctatcccaagatcggaaataatgagctctgagctcgttccgtagggtaacgtctggctgtctcgtcagaggctgcagcagatcaaacagtgaaacacacacacacacacacacacacacacacacacacacacacacatccttgccGCTCATGATCTCGCACAAAGCACCGTGACTCtgcaagtaaacacacacacacacacacacacacacacacacacacacacacacacacacacacacacacacacacacacacacacacttagcctTTGAAAAACAGACAGTGCTATTCTTACACCTGTCTTCTTAAAGAGAttaccgtcacacacacacacacaca
The Portunus trituberculatus isolate SZX2019 chromosome 30, ASM1759143v1, whole genome shotgun sequence DNA segment above includes these coding regions:
- the LOC123510852 gene encoding uncharacterized protein LOC123510852, with the protein product MVDSTLIEGALKFRDGKKWKQRWAVLDKLSPVADVLQLQLYRDSRDRAKGAATKASLALQNVLALETGFTLDKESHTLALLCKDVTIVVAFDTRERLLQWQVKMTSTLGQEQQFLVQVLQVPPRSRVSAGPARFHVRDHRFCLTTGTPPRLLAAWSTQDLRRYGVVDGRVVWEGGTRCGRWTGVHVALSDAPHAVTHAIDQAARGLIAKPRNRPTPSTGSRAESRTEMSWLREVSVMDLSSETVSLAASEATATATTPRDTLPDHGDGHYTDTHSIAWPPWSRRASCQSQSVPGCTPVSSSGQLLSTHDGDESAWWASTWARGSWEGMTAPSPTPESLYDHPRPLAHMHPPGLQQCCLTQHPHLAATQLGQQQQEVGGTATPRGALNPLDNYDVPPRILSSHVAATAHYDTPRRLVMCDKGTTLVKEPTASTADGGEGAAPSGVWCEGGLVSAAPSCGQMLGWAGSLVCGRREEGEAPCEQLRVDGHGRMPVVDANTGTILRHPPQPPTPPNQTQPPASQTHPQSKDAAALYAVVNKRKKTGKPRAPTPPPTPPPTPPPRHPQVVTSSHGNYANMDFAASLVLYENVRDVRTAVTSQTGTTVLAQTCAGQAGGLPKGAVPPEPMVVSAATRHTPTSPSAGECTLTLEVSGSDSENHYMSMTPRLPSDPHYLPMGPTRPAAELVPCETLSDEPEVKTPVKDRSRSLSITENRYGRSQSVAASHRCLTLAPRRSTSADSRPREAWPSPATTPTATPTHRQTVTSSLRRRNNRLNSEAATDSGCDLRHDSVDADGSSVTPDQSVCTDVEVSPRPEVITSAARELVAEGVCVLRRSSSVPGKTANRDSASSSDSGVCESPRAVDRLLTSHCLHASLPRSRRPHLPTTTAATSTHSGVAASCQELGGAGGSAGGSSSGSGDAKSTSSGASDMSDYLDTLSLSSSHSSSDHDRLLARSSVNTLRPRSGREYTRLDRHGLCTENKTLPVLGEAPPH